The following proteins come from a genomic window of Yinghuangia sp. ASG 101:
- a CDS encoding amidohydrolase family protein produces MQRDDMILISVDDHVIEPPDMFVNHLPERYKDEAPRLVHREDGTDVWQFRDTVIPNAALNAVAGRPKEEYGLEPQGLDEIRPGCYDVDERVKDMNAGGLLAQMNFPSFPGFAARLFATEDTDFSLALVRAYNDWHIDEWCGAHPGRFIPMGLPVIWDAELCAEEVRRNAKKGVHSLTFTENPAALGYPSFHDEYWNPLWKACCDTNTVVSIHIGSSGRLTIPAVDSPPDVMITLQPMNIVSAAADLLWSRVIKDFPDIRIALSEGGTGWIPYFLERVDRTFDMHATWTMQDFGGKLPSEVFREHFLTCFISDPLGVKLRHDIGIDNITWECDYPHSDSMWPNAPEELWNDFQAAGVPDEDINKMTFENAMRWYSFDPFTHIPREEATVGALRAKAEGHDISIQSRSKRVIDPSEKLEAFRSRARAATAAAK; encoded by the coding sequence ATGCAACGCGACGACATGATCCTGATCAGCGTCGATGACCACGTCATCGAGCCGCCGGACATGTTCGTGAACCACCTCCCGGAGCGCTACAAGGACGAGGCCCCGCGCCTCGTCCACCGGGAAGACGGCACCGATGTCTGGCAGTTCCGCGACACGGTGATCCCGAACGCGGCGCTCAACGCGGTGGCGGGGCGTCCCAAGGAGGAGTACGGGCTGGAGCCCCAGGGCCTGGACGAGATCCGGCCGGGCTGCTACGACGTGGACGAACGGGTCAAGGACATGAACGCGGGCGGCCTGCTCGCGCAGATGAACTTCCCGTCGTTCCCCGGCTTCGCGGCCCGGCTGTTCGCCACCGAGGACACGGATTTCTCCCTCGCCCTGGTGCGCGCGTACAACGACTGGCACATCGACGAGTGGTGCGGCGCCCACCCCGGGCGCTTCATCCCGATGGGCCTGCCGGTGATCTGGGATGCCGAGCTGTGCGCCGAAGAGGTGCGCCGCAACGCGAAGAAGGGCGTGCACTCGCTCACCTTCACGGAGAACCCCGCGGCGCTCGGCTACCCCAGCTTCCACGACGAGTACTGGAACCCGCTGTGGAAGGCGTGCTGCGACACCAACACGGTCGTGTCGATCCACATTGGGTCGTCCGGCCGGCTGACCATCCCGGCCGTCGACTCTCCGCCGGACGTGATGATCACGCTCCAGCCGATGAACATCGTGTCGGCCGCGGCGGACCTGCTGTGGTCGCGCGTCATCAAGGACTTCCCGGACATCAGGATCGCGCTCTCCGAGGGCGGCACCGGGTGGATCCCGTACTTCCTGGAGCGCGTGGACCGCACGTTCGACATGCACGCGACGTGGACCATGCAGGACTTCGGCGGCAAGCTGCCGTCCGAGGTCTTCCGGGAGCACTTCCTCACGTGCTTCATCTCCGACCCGCTCGGGGTGAAGCTGCGGCACGACATCGGCATCGACAACATCACGTGGGAATGCGACTACCCGCACTCCGACTCGATGTGGCCGAACGCCCCCGAGGAGCTGTGGAACGACTTCCAGGCGGCGGGTGTGCCGGACGAGGACATCAACAAGATGACCTTCGAGAACGCGATGCGCTGGTACTCCTTCGACCCGTTCACCCACATCCCCCGCGAGGAGGCCACGGTGGGTGCGCTGCGTGCGAAGGCCGAAGGCCATGACATCAGCATCCAGTCGCGGAGCAAGCGCGTGATCGACCCCTCCGAAAAGCTGGAGGCCTTCCGTTCCCGCGCCCGCGCCGCGACGGCCGCCGCGAAGTAG
- a CDS encoding TetR/AcrR family transcriptional regulator has product MTDQRPYAALRAKGEDRRQRILAATQKLVTRHGWRGITLGQIARAAGVSPAGLLHHFASKEQLLHAALDARDTYDDAQVDRSTDIVDQLQRVAKRFEDAPELVGMFGVLLMENLDPEAPLHDRLTGRYASARESVADRIRQGQRAGIYRTDLDPAVKAVEIVAFITGMETAWLLDPSIPLAEVFREYTGSLVRQLSLPGPSS; this is encoded by the coding sequence GTGACCGATCAACGGCCGTACGCCGCTCTCCGCGCGAAAGGCGAGGACCGCCGCCAGCGCATTCTGGCCGCGACCCAGAAACTCGTGACCCGCCACGGCTGGCGCGGTATCACCCTCGGCCAGATCGCCCGGGCGGCGGGCGTGAGCCCGGCCGGGCTGCTCCACCATTTCGCGTCCAAGGAACAACTGCTCCACGCGGCGCTGGACGCCCGCGACACCTACGACGACGCACAGGTCGACCGCTCCACCGACATCGTCGACCAGCTCCAGCGGGTCGCGAAACGGTTCGAGGACGCCCCGGAGCTGGTGGGGATGTTCGGGGTGCTCCTCATGGAGAACCTCGATCCGGAGGCGCCGTTGCACGACCGCTTGACGGGACGGTACGCGTCCGCACGCGAATCCGTCGCGGACCGGATCCGGCAGGGGCAGCGCGCGGGGATCTACCGCACCGACCTCGATCCGGCCGTCAAAGCGGTGGAGATCGTGGCTTTCATCACCGGAATGGAGACAGCATGGCTCCTCGACCCTTCGATTCCCCTGGCCGAGGTGTTCCGGGAGTACACCGGATCGCTGGTCCGACAGTTGTCCCTGCCGGGCCCCTCCAGCTGA
- a CDS encoding amidohydrolase family protein — translation MTRGPVDDPGRGPAVTHASADDADRDRADMPAAEGSSVLLTRVEVEGAGLVDVRLRDGRIVEIGAGLRGAVAVDGRSGALLPGLHDHHIHLAALAAEAASVRVGPADVRDRAGFRAALRSGPPGEWVRATGYHESVAGDLDRWVLDALAGDRPVRVQHRTGALWVWNSAALHAAGLRGDGRFWREDTRLRDFVPPVRLDLAGVGRRAAELGVSGFTNADPHPREDLAALLAVLPQHVVIMGPDAPAKLMLDDATLPTPDELAATIAALRPQSVAVHCVTRVQLLVTLLALDDAGPVAGDRIEHGSVIPDETIAWVRRLGVTVVTQPHFPVERGREYARDVDPDDRPHLYRCRSLVAAGVPVAAGTDAPYGTSDPWAVMRAAVARDREEALSPRAALGLFLGEPGAPARERRVRVGEPADLCLVRTPLREALGELSGDLVRATFSGGRMINGG, via the coding sequence GTGACCCGCGGCCCTGTCGACGACCCCGGGCGGGGCCCGGCGGTGACGCACGCCTCTGCGGACGACGCCGACCGGGACCGGGCCGACATGCCCGCGGCGGAGGGTTCGTCCGTCCTCCTCACACGGGTCGAGGTCGAAGGGGCCGGGCTGGTCGATGTGCGGCTTCGGGACGGGCGGATCGTGGAGATCGGGGCGGGGCTGCGTGGGGCGGTCGCGGTGGACGGTCGGAGCGGGGCGCTGCTGCCAGGGTTGCACGACCACCACATCCACCTCGCCGCGCTCGCCGCGGAGGCCGCGTCGGTGCGGGTCGGGCCCGCCGACGTCCGTGATCGGGCCGGGTTCCGTGCGGCGCTGCGGTCCGGGCCGCCGGGGGAGTGGGTGCGGGCCACCGGCTACCACGAGAGCGTGGCCGGCGACCTCGACCGGTGGGTGCTCGACGCGCTCGCCGGTGACCGGCCGGTGCGCGTGCAGCACCGTACCGGGGCGCTGTGGGTCTGGAACAGCGCGGCGCTGCACGCGGCGGGACTGCGCGGCGACGGGCGCTTCTGGCGCGAGGACACCCGGCTGCGCGACTTCGTGCCGCCCGTGCGCCTGGACCTCGCGGGCGTGGGCCGCCGCGCCGCGGAACTGGGCGTCTCGGGTTTCACCAACGCCGATCCGCACCCCCGCGAGGACCTGGCCGCGCTGCTGGCCGTGCTGCCGCAACACGTCGTGATCATGGGACCGGACGCGCCCGCCAAGCTGATGCTCGACGACGCCACGCTGCCGACGCCCGACGAACTGGCGGCGACGATCGCGGCGTTGCGGCCCCAGTCGGTGGCGGTCCACTGCGTGACCCGGGTGCAGCTGCTGGTGACGCTGCTGGCGCTCGACGACGCGGGGCCCGTGGCGGGCGACCGGATCGAGCACGGTTCGGTGATCCCGGACGAGACGATCGCGTGGGTGCGCCGCCTCGGCGTGACCGTCGTGACGCAGCCGCACTTCCCCGTCGAACGCGGTCGCGAGTACGCCCGGGACGTGGACCCCGATGACCGCCCGCACTTGTACCGCTGCCGGTCGCTGGTCGCGGCGGGCGTCCCTGTCGCGGCCGGCACCGACGCGCCGTACGGGACCTCCGACCCGTGGGCGGTCATGCGCGCCGCCGTCGCGCGGGACCGGGAGGAGGCGCTGTCGCCCCGGGCCGCGCTCGGTCTCTTCCTGGGCGAGCCCGGTGCACCGGCCCGCGAACGGCGCGTCCGGGTGGGCGAGCCGGCGGATCTGTGCCTGGTGCGGACGCCCCTGCGCGAAGCCCTCGGGGAACTCTCCGGCGACCTGGTCCGGGCCACCTTCTCGGGCGGCCGGATGATTAACGGCGGATGA
- a CDS encoding metal-dependent hydrolase family protein produces the protein MPRPRAPQHPILLRAARMLDVDRGELVTPGELLVEGDRITAVAPETVPDDAVVVDLGDLTLIPGLMDMEVNLLLGGPDHRSPLNPVQDDAALRTLRSVANARRTLRAGFTTVRNLGLFVQTGGLLLDVALKKAIDFGWIEGPRIVPAGHAITPTGGHLDPTMFQAFAPHIMPLTVEEGIANGVAEIRHAVRYQIKHGAKVIKTCASNGVMSHTGPAGAQQYSNEELAAIVDEAHRAGLKVAAHCMGDLATRNAIEAGIDCIEHGSLATNETLDMMVENGTFLVATTYLADAMDVSHAAPELQAKAAEVFPQSRLTITRAIEKGVKVACGTDAPAIPHGRNAKELVALVDRGMTPLQAIRSATTVAADLIDADDRGRLEPGLLADIIAVPGDPLADITTTENVRFVMKGGQVFRNDTAPTED, from the coding sequence ATGCCCCGCCCCCGCGCACCCCAGCATCCGATCCTGCTGCGCGCCGCCCGCATGCTCGACGTGGACCGGGGGGAACTCGTCACACCGGGTGAACTGCTCGTCGAGGGTGACCGCATCACCGCCGTCGCACCCGAGACCGTCCCCGACGACGCGGTCGTCGTGGACCTCGGCGACCTGACGCTGATCCCGGGCCTGATGGACATGGAGGTCAACCTCCTCCTCGGCGGCCCGGACCACCGCAGCCCGCTCAACCCCGTCCAGGACGACGCCGCGCTGCGCACCCTGCGGTCCGTGGCCAACGCCCGGCGTACGCTGCGCGCGGGCTTCACGACCGTCCGCAACCTCGGCCTGTTCGTGCAGACCGGCGGCCTGCTGCTGGACGTCGCGCTGAAGAAGGCCATCGACTTCGGCTGGATCGAAGGGCCGCGCATCGTGCCGGCCGGCCACGCCATCACGCCGACGGGCGGCCACCTCGACCCGACGATGTTCCAGGCCTTCGCGCCGCACATCATGCCGCTGACCGTCGAGGAAGGCATCGCCAACGGCGTCGCCGAGATCCGCCACGCGGTCCGCTACCAGATCAAGCACGGCGCCAAGGTCATCAAGACATGCGCGTCCAACGGCGTCATGTCGCACACCGGCCCGGCCGGCGCGCAGCAGTACTCCAACGAGGAACTGGCCGCGATCGTCGACGAGGCCCACCGCGCGGGCCTCAAGGTCGCCGCGCACTGCATGGGCGACCTGGCGACGCGCAACGCGATCGAGGCGGGCATCGACTGCATCGAGCACGGCTCGCTCGCGACGAACGAAACCCTCGACATGATGGTCGAGAACGGCACGTTCCTCGTCGCCACCACCTACCTCGCCGACGCGATGGACGTCTCGCACGCCGCCCCCGAACTCCAGGCCAAGGCCGCGGAGGTCTTCCCCCAGTCGCGCCTGACCATCACCCGGGCCATCGAGAAGGGCGTCAAGGTCGCCTGCGGCACCGACGCCCCCGCCATCCCGCACGGCCGCAACGCCAAGGAACTCGTCGCCCTCGTCGACCGCGGCATGACCCCCCTCCAGGCCATCCGCTCCGCCACCACCGTCGCCGCCGACCTGATCGACGCCGACGACCGGGGCCGCCTCGAACCCGGCCTCCTCGCCGACATCATCGCGGTCCCCGGCGACCCCCTGGCCGACATCACCACCACGGAAAACGTCCGCTTCGTCATGAAGGGCGGTCAAGTCTTCCGCAACGACACCGCCCCCACCGAAGACTGA
- a CDS encoding ABC transporter ATP-binding protein, whose translation MASLEAENVTVQFGGHRALDGVGISAEAGHVTGLIGPNGAGKSTLFDVVSGLRRPNTGRVRMRGRDVTRMGPSRRAQHGLARTFQRLELFGRLSVRDNLLVAAEIGPEKRHAHKIVDEILTRLDLHDVADGPSDALPTGVSRLVEVGRALTVRPSLLLLDEPAAGLDSEETDRFAALLRSVAEDGTTVVLVEHDMGLVMSVCDVVHVLDLGKLIAVGTPDEVKQDEKVLAAYLGDA comes from the coding sequence GTGGCATCGCTGGAAGCTGAGAACGTGACGGTGCAGTTCGGCGGCCACCGGGCGCTCGACGGCGTCGGCATCAGTGCCGAGGCCGGACACGTGACCGGGCTCATCGGCCCCAACGGCGCCGGCAAGAGCACGCTCTTCGACGTCGTGTCCGGCCTGCGCCGGCCGAACACCGGGCGCGTGCGGATGCGCGGTCGCGACGTGACCCGCATGGGTCCGTCGCGCCGTGCCCAGCACGGGCTGGCCCGGACGTTCCAGCGGCTGGAGCTGTTCGGCCGCCTGAGCGTCCGCGACAACCTCCTGGTGGCCGCCGAGATCGGCCCCGAGAAGCGGCACGCCCACAAGATCGTCGACGAGATCCTGACCAGGCTCGACCTGCACGATGTCGCCGACGGCCCGTCCGACGCCCTCCCCACCGGTGTCAGCCGGCTGGTCGAGGTGGGCCGCGCGCTCACCGTACGGCCGAGCCTGCTGCTGCTCGACGAGCCGGCGGCGGGGTTGGACTCGGAGGAGACGGACCGCTTCGCGGCCCTGCTCCGGTCCGTCGCCGAGGACGGCACGACCGTGGTCCTGGTCGAGCACGACATGGGCCTGGTCATGAGCGTGTGCGACGTCGTACACGTGCTCGACCTCGGCAAGCTGATCGCCGTGGGGACGCCCGACGAGGTCAAGCAGGACGAGAAGGTCCTCGCCGCCTACCTGGGGGACGCATGA
- a CDS encoding DUF2332 family protein yields the protein MTPANVVVCVYHTAVTAHFTPQARAAHRALLHELSSQRRILWLRAEPGEEPRLRFTDLAHRRATAEIALGDYHPHGAWLNWHHHG from the coding sequence GTGACCCCCGCGAACGTGGTCGTGTGCGTCTACCACACCGCTGTCACCGCGCACTTCACGCCACAGGCTCGTGCCGCACACCGCGCTCTTCTGCACGAACTCTCCAGCCAGCGGCGCATCTTGTGGCTCCGGGCCGAACCCGGCGAAGAACCACGCCTGCGCTTCACCGACCTGGCCCACCGCCGCGCCACGGCCGAGATCGCCCTGGGCGACTACCACCCGCACGGCGCTTGGCTGAACTGGCACCACCACGGCTGA
- a CDS encoding helix-turn-helix domain-containing protein: MSADSTHHVGARIARFRKQRDLLQQGLAMRANVSKSLLSKVEAGHRPASPALIAACARALGVTTSDLLGQPYTDELRRDRLDALIQPIRVGMENWDVPHDDHPRPRRIGEITADVRLLLTQRREADYMPMARDLPGVIDELVHAIHTTSGEDQRQAYESIAGAFRCVFTLAWNFGYLDLATVALDRIALAAPHADEPGLTAMHAYLRAQTVLSSGRYDVGLRVVDRALRDLGGQDARRPEGVLALQGSLHLRAAVLAGRAKDVDAAKARLTEARTLASATGELADYGLTWGPPNVGVHAVAIACELDQWDEAIRFARDVRIPQGWSRSRAAHHWMDLGRAQLWAGHAAESLRSLERARRVAPQQTRYHPTVRETVLALKRRERVRSGALSEYARWVGV; encoded by the coding sequence ATGAGCGCGGATTCGACACACCACGTGGGTGCGCGCATTGCCCGGTTCAGGAAGCAGCGGGATCTGCTCCAGCAGGGACTCGCCATGCGCGCCAATGTCTCCAAGTCACTGCTGTCCAAGGTCGAGGCCGGGCACCGGCCGGCGTCGCCCGCGTTGATCGCCGCGTGTGCACGCGCGCTCGGTGTGACCACGTCCGACCTCCTCGGCCAGCCGTACACGGACGAGTTGCGTCGCGACCGCCTCGACGCTCTCATCCAGCCGATCCGGGTGGGCATGGAGAACTGGGACGTTCCCCACGACGACCACCCCCGGCCCCGCCGAATCGGGGAAATCACCGCAGACGTGCGGCTGCTGCTCACGCAGCGGCGAGAAGCCGACTACATGCCGATGGCACGCGATCTGCCCGGAGTGATCGACGAGTTGGTCCACGCGATCCACACCACGTCGGGTGAAGACCAGCGTCAGGCATACGAATCCATCGCCGGTGCCTTCCGGTGTGTCTTCACCCTCGCCTGGAACTTCGGTTACCTCGACCTGGCCACGGTCGCCCTCGACCGCATCGCCCTTGCCGCACCGCACGCCGACGAGCCCGGCCTCACGGCGATGCACGCGTACCTCCGGGCTCAGACCGTACTGTCGTCGGGCCGGTACGACGTCGGCTTGCGGGTTGTCGACCGGGCGCTACGTGACCTGGGCGGGCAGGATGCGCGTCGCCCTGAAGGCGTGCTGGCATTGCAGGGAAGCCTCCACCTCCGCGCGGCCGTACTGGCCGGCCGGGCAAAAGACGTCGACGCGGCGAAGGCCCGTCTCACGGAGGCCCGGACGCTTGCGTCGGCCACAGGCGAGCTGGCCGATTACGGGCTGACCTGGGGGCCACCGAATGTCGGCGTGCATGCGGTGGCCATCGCGTGCGAATTGGACCAGTGGGACGAGGCGATCCGCTTCGCCCGAGATGTGCGGATCCCCCAGGGCTGGTCTCGGTCGAGGGCGGCTCATCACTGGATGGACTTGGGACGAGCACAACTTTGGGCCGGGCACGCGGCGGAGTCGTTGCGGTCACTGGAACGAGCACGCAGGGTCGCGCCTCAGCAAACGCGCTACCACCCGACGGTTCGGGAGACGGTGCTCGCGCTGAAGCGACGCGAGCGGGTGCGCAGCGGAGCGCTCTCCGAGTACGCGCGGTGGGTCGGCGTGTAA
- a CDS encoding CoA transferase has product MESGILGRWTRSVERFLAPLERAAGEFTGLTGVPVDVPAALFLRAEVAGFPAPGRTSANGSCRLLATADGWAAVNLARPDDIAALPALLALLGAPGGTGSPAETDAELAEAVRRVPSAEVADAAQLLGMAAAALGAARDGRPAVRTERLGETAPREPAGLRVVDLSALWAGPLCARLLGRAGAHVLKVESTLRPDGARLGSPDFYRWLHDGHDSRVVDFASGDLPGVVAEADVVIEASRPRALRRLGVRAEEFLAARPGRVWLSITGYGRDDDRVAFGDDAAVAAGLVDRDAHGDPLFLGDAIADPVTGIYAARAVARSLARGGGELVAASMTGCAAELAEHATGDPRAESAAGEGPAARARPDTGPGERPRAAQPEPARRVGPADHRERP; this is encoded by the coding sequence ATGGAGAGCGGCATTCTCGGGCGTTGGACCCGGTCGGTCGAACGGTTTCTGGCGCCCCTCGAACGCGCGGCCGGGGAGTTCACCGGCCTCACCGGGGTCCCGGTCGACGTGCCCGCCGCGTTGTTCCTGCGCGCGGAGGTCGCCGGGTTCCCCGCGCCGGGCCGCACGTCGGCGAACGGATCCTGCCGGCTGCTCGCGACCGCCGACGGCTGGGCGGCGGTCAACCTGGCCCGCCCCGACGACATCGCCGCGCTTCCGGCGCTGCTCGCGCTGCTGGGGGCACCCGGCGGCACGGGGTCGCCGGCCGAGACCGATGCCGAGCTGGCGGAGGCCGTCCGCCGCGTCCCCTCGGCGGAGGTCGCCGACGCCGCGCAGCTCCTCGGGATGGCCGCGGCGGCCCTCGGCGCGGCCCGCGACGGGCGTCCGGCGGTACGTACGGAACGACTCGGCGAGACCGCCCCGCGCGAACCGGCGGGATTGCGCGTCGTCGACCTGTCGGCGCTGTGGGCCGGACCGCTGTGCGCGCGTCTCCTCGGCCGGGCGGGCGCGCACGTGCTCAAGGTGGAGAGCACCCTGCGACCGGACGGCGCCCGGCTCGGCTCGCCGGACTTCTACCGGTGGCTGCACGACGGCCACGACAGCCGCGTCGTCGACTTCGCGAGCGGTGACCTGCCGGGCGTCGTCGCGGAGGCCGACGTCGTGATCGAGGCGTCCCGACCGCGCGCGCTGCGCCGACTCGGGGTCCGCGCCGAGGAGTTCCTGGCCGCGCGGCCCGGCCGGGTCTGGCTGAGCATCACCGGCTACGGCCGCGACGACGACCGCGTGGCCTTCGGCGACGACGCCGCGGTCGCGGCCGGCCTGGTCGACCGCGACGCACACGGCGACCCGCTCTTCCTCGGCGACGCGATCGCCGACCCGGTCACCGGCATCTACGCGGCCCGCGCGGTGGCCCGGTCGCTGGCCCGGGGCGGCGGCGAACTGGTCGCGGCGTCCATGACCGGGTGTGCGGCGGAACTCGCCGAGCACGCGACCGGCGACCCGCGTGCGGAATCCGCCGCGGGCGAGGGGCCTGCGGCCCGCGCGCGCCCCGACACCGGCCCCGGGGAGCGCCCGCGTGCCGCACAGCCGGAGCCCGCGCGCCGCGTCGGCCCGGCCGACCACCGAGAACGACCGTGA
- a CDS encoding aromatic ring-hydroxylating oxygenase subunit alpha, with product MAHFPKPAEGSWTEHFKIDTAPRSYEDSISPEHFEAEREAIFKKTWLNVGRVEQLPKVGSYFTKEIAAAKSSVILVRGQDNEIRAFHNVCRHRGNKLVWNDFPREEVSGSCRQFTCKYHGWRYQLDGELTFVQQEGEFFDLNKQNFGLAPIKAEVWEGFIFINYDDEAAPVAEYLARFGKGIEGYPFDQMTEVYKYRAEIGANWKLFIDAFMEFYHAPILHQKQAVDDESRKLREVGYEALAYDVDGPHSLVSSWGGMAPPKDESMVKPIERLLRSGLFGKWDAPDVGELPKGLNPTGHKAWGEDSFLFFPNFMLLIWKPNWYLTYHYWPTSVNTHTFECSLYFVPPTNAYERLQHELAAVTFKEYALQDANTLEATQTMLESRAVTEFPLNDQEIALRHLHNTAQAYVAEHLAEKKKQQASA from the coding sequence ATGGCACATTTCCCGAAGCCCGCCGAGGGCAGTTGGACCGAGCACTTCAAGATCGACACGGCCCCCAGGTCGTACGAAGACTCGATCTCGCCGGAGCACTTCGAGGCCGAGCGTGAGGCGATCTTCAAGAAGACCTGGCTGAACGTGGGCCGCGTGGAGCAGCTTCCGAAGGTGGGCAGCTACTTCACCAAGGAGATCGCGGCGGCGAAGTCGTCGGTCATCCTGGTGCGCGGGCAGGACAACGAGATCCGCGCGTTCCACAACGTGTGCCGCCACCGCGGCAACAAGCTGGTGTGGAACGACTTCCCGCGCGAGGAGGTCTCCGGGAGCTGCCGGCAGTTCACCTGCAAGTACCACGGGTGGCGCTACCAGCTGGACGGCGAGCTGACGTTCGTGCAGCAGGAGGGCGAGTTCTTCGACCTCAACAAGCAGAACTTCGGTCTCGCGCCGATCAAGGCCGAGGTCTGGGAAGGCTTCATCTTCATCAACTACGATGACGAGGCCGCGCCGGTCGCCGAGTACCTCGCCCGCTTCGGCAAGGGCATCGAGGGCTACCCGTTCGACCAGATGACCGAGGTCTACAAGTACCGCGCGGAGATCGGCGCGAACTGGAAGCTCTTCATCGACGCGTTCATGGAGTTCTACCACGCGCCGATCCTGCACCAGAAGCAGGCGGTCGACGACGAGTCGCGCAAGCTGCGCGAGGTCGGCTACGAGGCGCTGGCGTACGACGTGGACGGCCCCCACTCGCTCGTCTCCTCGTGGGGCGGCATGGCCCCGCCGAAGGACGAGTCGATGGTCAAGCCCATCGAACGCCTGCTGCGCAGCGGCCTGTTCGGCAAGTGGGACGCGCCGGACGTCGGCGAGCTGCCCAAGGGCCTGAACCCGACCGGCCACAAGGCGTGGGGCGAGGACTCGTTCCTGTTCTTCCCGAACTTCATGCTGCTCATCTGGAAGCCGAACTGGTACCTGACGTACCACTACTGGCCGACGTCGGTCAACACGCACACTTTCGAGTGCTCGCTGTACTTCGTGCCGCCGACCAACGCGTACGAGCGCCTTCAGCACGAGCTCGCGGCGGTGACGTTCAAGGAGTACGCGCTCCAGGACGCGAACACCCTGGAGGCGACCCAGACGATGCTGGAGTCGCGTGCGGTGACCGAGTTCCCGCTGAACGACCAGGAGATCGCGCTGCGCCACCTGCACAACACGGCGCAGGCGTACGTCGCCGAGCACTTGGCGGAGAAGAAGAAGCAGCAGGCGTCGGCCTGA
- a CDS encoding ABC transporter ATP-binding protein has translation MSTLLELRDVRAAYDRITVLHGVNLSVEPGQVVALLGPNGAGKTTTLRVASGIHPVQSGELLLGGRDVAGVKSRDLARAGVCLIPEGRGVFPNLSVRDNLLMMTFTGRSREEIETIAYERFPILGKRRSQAAGTMSGGEQQMLALARGLATDPAVLMLDELSMGLAPLIVASLYEQVAEIASQGVAVLVVEQFAAAVLGIADHAAVMVRGKIEWQGSPHDGLREELSALYMGSSL, from the coding sequence ATGAGTACCCTGCTCGAACTGCGCGACGTCCGTGCCGCGTACGATCGGATCACCGTGCTGCACGGTGTCAACCTGAGCGTCGAGCCCGGGCAGGTGGTGGCCCTTCTCGGCCCCAACGGCGCCGGCAAGACCACCACACTGCGCGTCGCCTCCGGGATCCACCCCGTGCAATCGGGGGAGCTCCTGCTCGGTGGCCGCGACGTGGCGGGTGTGAAGTCCCGCGACCTGGCCCGTGCCGGGGTGTGCCTGATCCCGGAAGGGCGGGGCGTGTTCCCGAACCTCTCGGTGCGGGACAACCTCCTGATGATGACCTTCACCGGTCGTTCTCGCGAGGAGATCGAAACCATCGCGTACGAGCGCTTCCCGATCCTCGGGAAGCGCCGCTCGCAGGCCGCCGGGACCATGTCCGGCGGTGAGCAGCAGATGCTGGCCCTGGCACGGGGCCTCGCCACGGATCCGGCAGTACTCATGCTGGACGAACTCTCGATGGGACTCGCGCCGCTGATCGTCGCGAGTCTGTACGAGCAGGTCGCCGAGATCGCCAGTCAGGGCGTCGCGGTGCTCGTCGTCGAGCAGTTCGCGGCGGCCGTCCTCGGCATCGCCGACCACGCCGCCGTGATGGTCCGCGGCAAGATCGAATGGCAGGGCAGTCCCCACGACGGGCTGCGCGAGGAATTGTCCGCCCTCTACATGGGGAGTTCGCTATGA